The Camelina sativa cultivar DH55 chromosome 16, Cs, whole genome shotgun sequence sequence TCCAGTATGCCTCGGATCTGTGAATAAACATAACCCATCTTCCTTCCCACTGATCTTTAAATCCATTTTAAtgatgttttctatgtttgcaaGCTCTTTTTGGAGGTAAGTTTTActatgagctttcttcttcgattctttTATGAGTTTTACGATGTCTGAGATCCCAAATTCATCTACTTCTCTTACGGTTAACGACACATGCATATCAATGTATGAATTGCCGTAGTATCCGTCAGACAAAGGTGGATCCACAACGTTTCGGATTCCTTTGGTGAAAACCAAAACCGTGACTCCATCTTTATCTAGTTTCAGAGCTTTGACTCTTGATTTCCATAAATAAGCACTTATGACGTCAAAAGTTGTGAGTGCCTCAGTAGAGAAGTCATATTCTTCCAGTGTAGCTTCTTTCAACCTTCTTATGCTCTCTGGTCTAATATTTATTCTTTCAGTTACctgaataataaattttgaataataatatttattctttCAGACAAAAAAGCCAAAATAATAAACTTAATATTAGACCAGCGAAAACAATAAACTTAaaggtgaacccaagtattatCCGGCTACATATTGTATGAGCTAATTAATTTAATAgcaaaagttatatatatggtttatatataacttttaataccatttttttttattttttttgttctttttctaaaCGCCTCGCATTTTAAACCAGACAAAAAAGCTTTTAAGAATatcacaaaccaaaccaaaattttggttttagaaataataataaatcggTTATATGAAGTGTTCTTAAATCTTTTGAAAACCACTGTTCTTGTATCATTGgatttttcaaacttttgttaattctataaaaaaagattcttaAAATATCAGAAAATTTCTCTAACTAATtcctatttatttaatttctttagcCTCTTCAttaatcatacaaaaaaaatcaactaatattttttgaaactgcCCAAAGTTAACCACACACGTACCCAATCATCGGTAGGTAAGTAGGGCGACACAGCCGTGGCACCCCCGGGAGCTAATGGAGGTTGATCGTCTACAGGCTCCCCCACAAGTCTTTCTCTTTCCCAAACCGGTGTAATGGTCAGCTTCTTTTTCCCGCCAGCCAACTCTATCAAGGCACACATGGTATGACCCATTCCATATCCATCAGACATTACATGCGACGTTGCGGTTCCCAAGATGAATCCTCCACATTCAAATTTGGTTACCTGTTATTATCACTATTATTCCCACAACAGGTTTggtaaatttaagaaaaatctaTTAGTGTTAACCTAGTTTTAAAAGGAAGATTTTGAAGTTTGTGAGACGGGGTAGCctacaataaagaaaaataaaattggacaTAGGTTTTAGACCTATTTGAGAATAAACTTGCTTGATATATAGAGCAATTTGAAGCAAATATTGttctattatagagttttgaCTCTCAAATAGAGTGGGATTGGAGATGCCCTTGATAATCAAATCACACCTGAAACTATATGAAAGAAGAAGGATTGCCACTCACTTATAAGTTTCCTCGCATCTATCTATTaacacataaatttttaaacatcTAATCACAATTAAGTATCAAGTATAACATTAATTAAtgagttttattaattttatatataaaggtaTTTACATTCCTAGGGAGAAAAGACAAACATAAACTAAGATATTAGATCatttaaatcaaaagttttaataaatatttgtacgtatttaaatgaaaaagtaattttaattattacaaatattttgatGTATTAGGCATGGaaagaaaatttatatgaatCCACTTTAgtattttgatattaatttcgacataaaatagaatataatttaaaagttagaattaaaatattatcaagtaagatattgaaaataatttaaagaccaaaacataaataaatggtACCTGCAAAGCAAAAGGTCGATAACCATCCTCCACTTGGAGCAAATGAGGCAAGAACTTCAATGCCGTATCTGAGTCAATGTTATCTAAATAATTCAATGAAGACAGTTCCACATTTGCAGTAGCCACCGTGAATGCCACACCGCCTTCATCACCCCCACAGCTCAACTGAAACTTCCTATCACTCCCCCGCCGCTTCAAACTCCCTGAAAGTGGATAATAATACACAAGAAGATCGGACAAAGCCTTCTTAAGCAAATATTCCGGCAtgtcagcatcatcatcaacaacgtTCTTGGCTTTGTAAACGTAGCATGCCTTGTAAATGACCTCATTCAAAGGATCATTGTCAAGTGTTGAAAGGGAAAGAGTTTGAGGAGGTATGTATTTTGAGGGTTTCACAAACTCGGTGAGTTTTATTTCGACCATTAAAGGGATCAATGCGCTTATTTGGACTGCcatgttttaagtttttgaagAATACAACTAACTCAAGAACCCTCTTGTCTTTTTATAGAAGACTTTTTGGCTTCTAGATTATGGAATTGATTTTAGTTATTACTTTCGATGTAGGAGTAGGAATATGAGGACAGTAAGAGCATGTTCAATAGAAAGAGTCTCTCACCCACACAGTTTCTCAAATATACTATCcattatttagtttaattatttatttatatatatttttaaaatgaaatctTAAATAATGTCATATCTTGCcatgagagaatatatatacacatgacatGATATGACatggtttaagtttttgttttttaaaattataaataaataattttctcaaatgagatCATATCAATCggtaaaaacaataaaagtctttaaataaagaaaagtaaaattttattttgtaaataggGACATTTACATTTTTAGAACGTTTGAGATATTGTACGTGTCATCATGGCATTGGTCCATATTCCTCTTTCAATTCCACCCACACAAAAGCTTATAAAAATCcaatttaatttgttacatatttaactctttctttttccGCTTTCGATTCCACCGACACAAAAGTTTATAAAGAATTTGGcgaaaataactaacaaaaaaaacaaaaattaaatatctaactACTCTAACCATAATCTCCAGCATTAAGAATTTATTAGAAATGCCTTCTTGATATATCActttcaaaaacatttatttttttaaacattttcatttttcttcatgttaaattatttttattattttttttaggtttaagttctttattttatatttagagtatagtttttagggatAGAGTTTAATTCTTGgggtttagtatttaaaatttagctattttatatattaaaaatggtctttttgaaaattgacactatgaaaaggtatttttgaaaagtgacatagaaaaataggtggatatttttgaaaatcccccataaatataatacacactatataaactacaatatatattattttacccTTTATTCAACACAAACATCATTCCTTTGACCTCCTAACAACTACTctctaccaccaccaccacctcatCCGGCTGCCAAATCACCGCTGGACCAGCGCCGGAGCAACGTCGGACCACTAACAGACCACTGCGGATAACCACCGGACCACTACTCTCCACTACcaccaaaacaccaaaacagTCATTTTACCCTACcctcctccttttttt is a genomic window containing:
- the LOC104751984 gene encoding spermidine sinapoyl-CoA acyltransferase-like, which produces MAVQISALIPLMVEIKLTEFVKPSKYIPPQTLSLSTLDNDPLNEVIYKACYVYKAKNVVDDDADMPEYLLKKALSDLLVYYYPLSGSLKRRGSDRKFQLSCGGDEGGVAFTVATANVELSSLNYLDNIDSDTALKFLPHLLQVEDGYRPFALQVTKFECGGFILGTATSHVMSDGYGMGHTMCALIELAGGKKKLTITPVWERERLVGEPVDDQPPLAPGGATAVSPYLPTDDWVTERINIRPESIRRLKEATLEEYDFSTEALTTFDVISAYLWKSRVKALKLDKDGVTVLVFTKGIRNVVDPPLSDGYYGNSYIDMHVSLTVREVDEFGISDIVKLIKESKKKAHSKTYLQKELANIENIIKMDLKISGKEDGLCLFTDPRHTGLFGPMDFGLNERVNFVQVVPPETARTISMVLLPSRLDQAMVGGVQIMTTLPRDAMVKFKEEMQWLSSRKRSML